In Paenibacillus hexagrammi, the following are encoded in one genomic region:
- the hemH gene encoding ferrochelatase, whose protein sequence is MTKRRIGVLVMSYGTPESLDQVEAYYTHIRRGNPPTPEQLHELTSRYEAIVGGFFPLRENTNKQVQGLEQTLNQEHTDMEFVCYQGLKHAQPYVEDGVEQMVKDGIQEAIGIVLAPHYSTMSVGGYVKRAKDKAAELGLKIDFVLSYHLHPLLLQALTERVEKALGKFAGVDKNDVRVIFTAHSLPEKILEMKDPYPDQLLATSKAIAEQVGLTNWQFGWQSAGQTAMPWLGPDILDVLQTIRKEENVANVLLCPIGFVSDHLEVLYDIDIEAQALAKELGIHLERTESLNTDPLYMRTLSDVVYEKVKEVTNG, encoded by the coding sequence ATGACAAAGCGCCGTATTGGTGTATTGGTAATGTCATACGGAACTCCGGAGAGTCTTGATCAGGTGGAGGCGTATTACACGCATATCAGACGAGGCAATCCTCCGACTCCTGAACAGCTGCATGAGCTGACCTCACGTTATGAGGCTATTGTTGGTGGTTTCTTTCCGCTGCGTGAGAACACGAACAAGCAAGTGCAGGGCTTAGAGCAAACGCTCAATCAGGAGCACACTGACATGGAATTTGTTTGCTATCAGGGCTTGAAGCATGCACAGCCTTACGTAGAAGACGGTGTTGAACAAATGGTGAAGGACGGCATTCAGGAAGCGATCGGCATCGTCCTCGCGCCTCATTACTCCACCATGAGTGTAGGCGGTTATGTCAAAAGAGCCAAGGATAAGGCAGCTGAGCTTGGACTGAAGATTGACTTTGTACTTAGCTACCATCTGCATCCGCTGCTTCTTCAAGCATTGACGGAACGGGTAGAAAAAGCGCTTGGCAAGTTTGCAGGTGTGGATAAAAATGATGTCCGCGTAATTTTCACGGCACACAGCCTGCCTGAGAAAATTCTCGAGATGAAAGACCCGTATCCGGATCAGCTATTGGCGACATCCAAAGCGATTGCGGAACAAGTGGGTCTGACCAACTGGCAGTTCGGCTGGCAGAGTGCGGGACAAACCGCTATGCCATGGCTAGGACCGGACATTCTGGATGTTCTGCAAACCATACGCAAGGAAGAGAATGTTGCCAATGTGCTGCTCTGCCCAATCGGATTCGTTTCCGACCATTTGGAAGTGCTGTACGACATTGATATCGAGGCTCAGGCACTGGCTAAAGAGCTGGGTATCCACCTGGAACGCACGGAATCACTAAACACCGATCCGCTCTACATGCGTACGCTTAGCGATG
- the hemE gene encoding uroporphyrinogen decarboxylase — translation MSYNDNFIKACRKEQVDTLPVWYMRQAGRYDPDYRKIKEKYSLLEICKQPELAAEVTMMPIKKLGVDAAILYSDIMNPVASLGIDFDIVKNIGPVIHNPIRTAQDVEALRPIDVEKDLSHIIETIRILDKQLEVPLISFAGAPFTIASYLIEGKPSKSYIRTKQLMYSEPKVWYALMDKLGDMVITYLRSHIAAGAKAVQVFDSWVGALSPSDFQIYVLPTMKRIFKELADLKEPKIYFPGVSSGELLPYLSDLQADVIGLDWRIPISEGRRRVGEKFAVQGNLDPYVLTAPMSVIERQAKAIIDEGTQQPGYIFNLGHGLFPEASLEKLKELTVFIHEYSHSLLTKQTEKSGV, via the coding sequence GTGAGTTATAACGATAATTTTATTAAAGCTTGCCGGAAGGAGCAGGTCGATACGCTGCCTGTCTGGTATATGCGCCAGGCAGGGCGCTATGACCCCGATTACCGGAAAATTAAAGAAAAATATTCGCTGCTCGAAATCTGCAAGCAGCCTGAGTTAGCAGCCGAAGTGACGATGATGCCGATCAAGAAGCTAGGCGTAGATGCGGCCATTTTGTATTCGGATATTATGAATCCGGTAGCTTCACTTGGAATCGATTTTGATATTGTAAAAAATATTGGGCCTGTGATTCATAACCCGATTCGAACCGCTCAGGACGTTGAAGCGCTCCGTCCTATCGATGTAGAGAAGGACTTGTCTCATATTATTGAAACGATCCGCATCTTGGATAAGCAATTGGAGGTGCCTCTGATTTCTTTTGCCGGAGCGCCATTCACGATTGCCAGCTATCTGATTGAAGGAAAGCCCTCCAAGAGCTATATTCGTACGAAGCAGCTGATGTACAGCGAGCCTAAGGTGTGGTATGCCTTGATGGATAAGCTAGGCGATATGGTCATTACGTACTTAAGATCTCATATTGCTGCGGGAGCTAAGGCTGTTCAAGTATTTGACAGCTGGGTGGGAGCACTTTCGCCCTCTGATTTTCAGATCTATGTGCTTCCTACGATGAAGCGGATTTTTAAAGAACTGGCGGATCTAAAGGAGCCGAAGATTTATTTTCCAGGTGTTAGCTCTGGTGAGCTTCTCCCTTATCTGAGCGATCTGCAAGCAGATGTGATTGGACTCGACTGGAGAATTCCGATCTCCGAGGGTAGACGGAGGGTCGGTGAAAAGTTTGCCGTTCAGGGCAATTTGGACCCTTATGTGCTTACTGCGCCTATGAGTGTTATTGAAAGACAGGCGAAGGCCATCATAGACGAAGGTACGCAGCAGCCTGGATATATTTTCAATCTCGGCCATGGTTTATTCCCAGAGGCATCTCTGGAGAAGTTGAAAGAATTGACTGTCTTCATTCATGAGTATTCACATTCCTTGCTCACCAAGCAAACAGAAAAGAGTGGTGTTTAA
- the hemB gene encoding porphobilinogen synthase, translating into MSFPIVRNRRLRGTAAIRNLVRENQVTVHDLVQPVFVTEGSDVKSEISSMPGVFHLSLDHRLEEEIKEITELGIQAILLFGVPDHKDSVGTSAFEENGIVQRATKRIKELNPNLLIIADTCLCQFTDTGHCGIIHHHPITGQADVANDPSLELLAKAAVSQAKAGADIIAPSNMMDGYVHAIRTALDEEGYEHVPIMAYSVKYASAYYGPFRDAAHSAPQFGDRKTYQMDPANGREALREAESDVIEGADFLMVKPALAYMDVIRMLKDNFDLPVVAYNVSAEYSMIKAAAIQGWVDEKAIVMETMTSFKRAGADIILTYFAKDIARWLRGGN; encoded by the coding sequence ATGAGTTTTCCTATCGTAAGAAACCGCCGTCTGCGCGGAACCGCAGCGATTCGTAATTTAGTCCGTGAGAATCAAGTTACGGTTCATGATTTGGTTCAACCGGTATTTGTGACCGAAGGGTCTGATGTGAAATCGGAGATTTCTTCGATGCCGGGCGTGTTCCATCTCTCGTTGGATCACAGACTGGAAGAGGAAATTAAAGAAATTACAGAGCTTGGCATTCAAGCGATTCTGTTGTTCGGTGTGCCGGACCACAAAGATTCGGTTGGTACTTCGGCTTTTGAAGAGAACGGAATCGTTCAACGTGCGACGAAACGGATTAAAGAGCTGAATCCGAATTTATTGATCATCGCGGATACGTGTTTGTGCCAATTTACCGATACCGGTCATTGCGGGATTATCCATCACCACCCGATTACCGGACAAGCTGATGTAGCTAACGATCCATCTTTGGAGCTTTTGGCTAAAGCAGCGGTATCCCAAGCTAAAGCAGGAGCGGACATCATCGCGCCTTCCAATATGATGGATGGCTACGTACATGCAATCCGTACGGCTTTGGATGAGGAAGGCTATGAGCACGTGCCAATCATGGCATACTCCGTGAAGTACGCATCGGCGTACTATGGTCCATTCCGTGATGCCGCTCATTCGGCTCCGCAGTTTGGAGACCGCAAGACCTATCAGATGGATCCGGCCAACGGACGCGAAGCGCTGCGCGAGGCGGAGAGCGATGTGATCGAAGGAGCCGATTTCCTTATGGTGAAGCCGGCGCTTGCTTATATGGACGTCATTCGTATGCTGAAGGACAACTTTGACCTTCCTGTTGTAGCGTACAATGTGAGTGCTGAGTATTCCATGATCAAGGCTGCAGCTATCCAAGGCTGGGTAGACGAGAAGGCGATTGTCATGGAGACGATGACCAGCTTTAAACGTGCGGGAGCTGATATCATTCTCACTTATTTTGCCAAAGATATCGCAAGATGGCTCCGCGGCGGAAACTAG